Proteins from a genomic interval of Polaribacter sp. Q13:
- a CDS encoding sulfatase-like hydrolase/transferase, with product MKNIVTSLFFAATLLAAAQQKQKPNIIVILADDISAREMPIYKSDTWSPPTGGDTQDVKYRANTPVLDRIAEEGLYIKTAWAAVVCSPSRAMMMTGRYAHLHKWWGNKTTGKYSDENGKVGTYPFYESSPLNIGVIAKKGGYTSIWAGKTQMRNPNLDKYGFDEGVFTPGESSMEGENPYTDFKIELKKIDGKKQIINNDTGEESTTYAQSGWYWKPHVMLMNNPTSKKEFEWWPNTKESKKEYGLNTYGPDVELEFIFDFMERKTKEKKPFFVYHTTHLGHDGFDFYHPETKTKWPGTPKIEWKNGKYVRTQPNVTGDKGVYNTHNTVTEPGIHNHINYLDYQMSLYLQKLKDLKIDKNTIVIFCADNGTSGYGKNSAESQKGTHVPFIVYAPGLNLTKKGEQDVLVNLADVLPTIAEIGGVTIPEDYEINGVSLLPFLTTNKKEHREWIYGYKDGQQIIRSKNVLKDGFDKWYDVSSTPSDLIFYPVIKDWSAVSKDLKNEKAVLEKVLPQFNTFKTARHGPLTEKQKLQVEKQEAQKIAQKKALKAKNKAKNKGKKNKGKKKHLNE from the coding sequence ATGAAAAATATTGTAACAAGTTTGTTTTTTGCGGCTACTTTATTAGCAGCTGCACAACAGAAACAAAAGCCAAACATTATTGTTATTTTGGCTGACGATATTAGTGCAAGAGAAATGCCTATTTACAAATCAGATACATGGAGTCCACCGACTGGAGGAGACACGCAAGATGTAAAATACAGAGCAAACACACCTGTTTTAGATAGAATTGCAGAAGAAGGTTTATACATAAAAACTGCTTGGGCCGCTGTCGTTTGTTCTCCAAGTAGAGCAATGATGATGACAGGTCGTTATGCACATTTGCACAAATGGTGGGGGAATAAAACCACAGGAAAATATAGTGATGAAAACGGAAAAGTAGGAACTTATCCTTTTTACGAAAGTTCTCCCTTAAATATTGGTGTAATTGCCAAAAAAGGAGGTTATACTTCTATTTGGGCAGGGAAAACGCAAATGCGTAATCCTAATTTAGACAAATATGGATTTGATGAAGGAGTATTTACTCCAGGAGAATCTAGTATGGAAGGAGAAAATCCTTACACAGATTTTAAAATTGAATTGAAAAAAATAGATGGGAAGAAACAAATAATCAATAATGATACAGGAGAAGAATCTACAACCTATGCACAATCTGGTTGGTATTGGAAACCTCACGTAATGTTAATGAACAATCCAACATCTAAAAAAGAATTTGAATGGTGGCCAAACACTAAAGAATCTAAAAAAGAATACGGTTTAAACACGTATGGTCCAGATGTAGAATTAGAGTTTATTTTTGATTTTATGGAACGTAAAACCAAAGAAAAGAAGCCGTTTTTTGTGTACCATACCACGCATTTAGGTCACGATGGATTTGATTTTTATCACCCAGAAACAAAAACTAAATGGCCTGGAACTCCAAAAATTGAATGGAAAAACGGTAAATACGTAAGGACTCAACCAAATGTTACCGGAGATAAAGGTGTTTACAATACACATAATACGGTAACAGAACCGGGAATTCACAATCATATCAATTACTTAGATTATCAAATGTCTTTGTATTTACAGAAGTTAAAAGACTTGAAAATTGATAAAAATACCATTGTTATTTTTTGTGCTGATAACGGAACAAGTGGTTATGGTAAAAATAGTGCCGAGTCTCAAAAAGGAACACATGTTCCATTTATAGTATATGCTCCGGGTTTAAATTTAACCAAAAAAGGAGAACAAGATGTGTTGGTTAACTTAGCAGATGTATTGCCAACAATTGCTGAAATTGGAGGTGTTACGATTCCTGAAGATTATGAAATTAATGGCGTTAGTTTGCTACCTTTTTTAACAACCAATAAAAAAGAACATAGAGAATGGATTTATGGTTACAAAGACGGACAACAAATTATTAGAAGTAAAAACGTGTTAAAGGACGGATTTGATAAATGGTATGATGTAAGTAGTACACCATCAGATTTAATTTTCTATCCTGTGATTAAAGATTGGAGTGCTGTTTCTAAGGATTTAAAGAATGAAAAAGCAGTATTAGAAAAAGTATTACCACAATTCAACACATTTAAAACTGCTAGACACGGACCGTTAACAGAGAAGCAAAAGCTACAAGTTGAAAAACAGGAAGCACAAAAAATAGCACAGAAAAAAGCGTTAAAAGCAAAAAATAAAGCGAAGAACAAAGGCAAAAAAAATAAAGGAAAAAAGAAACATTTAAACGAATAA
- a CDS encoding sulfatase-like hydrolase/transferase translates to MKKLVQALVLFLFVFNLNAQKNKPNILWIMTDDQRKDSNAYFNEITTGTKESPLGYVESPSLDKLAKEGVVYPNMHCQSPGCAPSRAGIIMGKYSFRSGVYGFEYFHNNPDFFSQLLPDAMVDQGYQTVLFGKTGVRLKGYKSKKPKEEMGYYQQYVDYGQDLRRTGNTDWDNTSVWGKVNGKGQKVDSRVNFYYPDGTHKSFSRYETISDAEKKVKAEVEKELDILYAYTRSTEDLIIGGVNSMPAGKTLDGNILTEFVSYLKNENKGYKILNGRNFQGVDSSKPVFANLSFHFPHTPVMPPKEFRDRFKDKVYEIPEFDKKELKKLPKQLQDYYKKTKIDGLKYEEKQQAIRDYYAFCAYGDDLIGKAVEEFKAYSKKHKQEYVIVYVCGDHGWQLGEQGVEGKFSPWDLSTHTTAIVVASDKKTFPAGKVYDGFTEYVDIMPTILAAGGADLSEKKFDFLDGYDMGAVLSDKKLKRDYIIGEINHVVGPRAYIKTKDFTFSMQTRPHRGKASKKYPPNVNIKWGIDAPREEVQMALYDLRVDSKERNNVANDKEYVALADWFRKKLGNIVLGDGRVECDWTKGNDFNISNFAKGADDKRIDIPNKIIPKK, encoded by the coding sequence ATGAAAAAATTAGTACAAGCTTTAGTATTGTTCCTTTTTGTGTTTAATTTAAATGCTCAAAAAAATAAACCAAATATTCTTTGGATTATGACAGATGATCAAAGAAAAGATTCGAATGCCTATTTTAATGAAATAACGACTGGTACAAAAGAAAGCCCACTTGGGTATGTAGAATCGCCAAGTTTAGATAAGTTGGCTAAAGAAGGAGTTGTTTATCCAAATATGCATTGTCAATCTCCTGGTTGTGCACCTTCAAGAGCGGGAATAATTATGGGGAAATATTCTTTTAGATCGGGAGTTTATGGTTTTGAATATTTTCATAACAATCCAGATTTCTTTTCTCAATTATTACCAGATGCGATGGTAGATCAAGGATATCAAACAGTTTTGTTTGGTAAAACAGGTGTTCGATTAAAAGGATACAAGTCTAAAAAGCCTAAAGAAGAAATGGGCTATTATCAACAATATGTAGATTACGGACAAGATTTAAGACGTACAGGAAATACAGATTGGGATAATACTTCTGTTTGGGGAAAAGTTAACGGAAAAGGACAAAAAGTAGATTCTAGAGTTAATTTTTATTATCCTGATGGTACGCATAAATCTTTTTCGAGGTATGAAACCATTTCCGATGCAGAGAAAAAAGTAAAAGCAGAAGTAGAAAAAGAGTTAGATATTTTATATGCGTATACTAGAAGTACAGAAGATTTGATTATTGGTGGGGTAAATTCTATGCCAGCAGGAAAAACATTAGACGGAAACATACTAACGGAGTTTGTGAGTTATTTAAAGAATGAAAATAAAGGCTATAAAATTTTAAATGGTAGAAATTTTCAAGGAGTTGATTCTAGTAAACCAGTTTTTGCAAATTTAAGTTTCCATTTTCCGCATACGCCAGTAATGCCTCCAAAAGAATTTAGAGATCGTTTTAAGGATAAGGTGTATGAAATTCCTGAATTCGATAAAAAGGAACTAAAAAAACTTCCGAAGCAATTACAAGACTACTATAAGAAAACCAAAATTGACGGTTTAAAATACGAAGAAAAGCAACAAGCCATTAGAGATTATTATGCGTTTTGTGCTTATGGCGATGATTTAATTGGAAAAGCGGTTGAAGAATTTAAAGCATATAGTAAAAAACATAAACAAGAATATGTAATTGTCTATGTCTGCGGAGACCATGGATGGCAATTAGGAGAACAAGGTGTAGAAGGAAAGTTTTCTCCTTGGGATTTATCAACACATACAACTGCAATTGTGGTTGCTTCTGATAAAAAAACATTTCCGGCAGGCAAAGTATATGATGGTTTTACAGAATATGTAGACATCATGCCTACAATACTTGCTGCAGGTGGAGCAGATTTATCAGAAAAGAAATTCGACTTTTTAGATGGTTATGATATGGGAGCTGTTTTAAGTGATAAAAAATTAAAACGAGATTATATTATTGGTGAAATAAATCATGTTGTTGGGCCAAGAGCCTATATCAAAACAAAAGATTTTACTTTTTCTATGCAAACCAGACCTCATAGAGGTAAAGCGAGTAAAAAATATCCGCCAAATGTAAATATCAAATGGGGAATAGATGCGCCTAGAGAAGAAGTGCAAATGGCTTTGTATGATTTACGAGTGGATAGCAAAGAAAGAAATAATGTTGCCAACGATAAAGAGTATGTTGCATTGGCAGATTGGTTTCGTAAAAAATTAGGGAATATTGTTTTGGGTGATGGTAGAGTAGAATGCGATTGGACAAAAGGAAATGACTTTAATATAAGCAATTTTGCTAAAGGAGCTGATGATAAAAGAATTGATATTCCAAATAAAATAATTCCAAAAAAATAA
- a CDS encoding sulfatase produces the protein MSFNKITYAVLVLSFFSCKNVKSQQPEAEKQRPNIIYIMADDHTSQAFGIYNSRLSKLNPTPTLDKIANEGIIFDNCFVNNSICTPSRAAILSGQHSQANGVLDLEGALPKDHQYLPIEMKKLGYQTAMIGKYHLKDEPNFDYYNVFTKHGQQGSYFDPYLTETGMHFAEEKDPAYEGKQYKGYSSDIVTNISLDWLKNKRDKTKPFILFHQYKAPHDDFEYAPRYKDYLADTFIPEPASLYDNGNNGSIATRGKNDSLIHVIGSSVSKRNTIRNMGMRIWSKQYTKHNNPDFDIHQADKLTGDAYTSATYQEYIKRYLRCVKGVDDNVARLIKYLKEEGLYDNTIIVYTGDQGFMLGEHDYIDKRWMYEESFRMPFFVRYPEKIKAGMRTDAIINNTDFAPTLIEMAGGTPPEKMQGHSFKHILETGQEPEGWQQSTYYRYWMHMAHAHANPAHFGIRTKQYKLIFFYGRYWVDTDKPGAVWNKKSWGNRFTMHTPAAWEFYDLTKDPKEMNNTYSDPANKEIIANLKEQLIAKRKELNEEDGEKFPHIQKVIDAHWND, from the coding sequence ATGTCCTTTAATAAAATAACCTATGCCGTTTTGGTTTTAAGTTTTTTTTCATGTAAAAATGTAAAAAGTCAACAACCGGAAGCGGAAAAACAAAGACCGAATATTATTTATATCATGGCAGATGATCATACATCGCAAGCTTTTGGTATTTATAATAGTCGCTTATCAAAATTAAACCCTACACCAACTTTAGATAAAATAGCGAATGAAGGTATTATTTTCGACAACTGTTTTGTAAACAATTCTATTTGTACACCTAGTAGAGCAGCCATTTTATCTGGACAACACAGTCAAGCAAATGGAGTTTTAGACTTGGAGGGAGCATTGCCTAAAGACCATCAATATTTACCAATAGAGATGAAAAAGTTAGGGTACCAAACAGCAATGATTGGTAAATATCATTTAAAAGATGAACCAAATTTTGATTATTACAATGTGTTTACAAAACACGGTCAACAAGGTTCTTATTTCGATCCATATTTAACCGAAACAGGAATGCATTTTGCTGAAGAAAAGGATCCTGCGTATGAAGGTAAACAATATAAAGGTTACAGTTCTGATATTGTTACAAATATTAGTTTAGACTGGTTAAAAAACAAAAGAGATAAAACCAAACCATTTATTTTGTTTCATCAATACAAAGCACCTCATGATGATTTTGAATATGCACCTAGGTATAAAGATTATTTAGCAGATACTTTTATTCCTGAACCAGCAAGTCTGTATGATAATGGTAATAATGGTTCTATTGCTACAAGAGGTAAAAACGATTCTTTAATTCATGTAATTGGTTCTTCTGTTTCTAAAAGAAATACAATTAGAAATATGGGGATGAGAATTTGGAGTAAACAATATACTAAACATAACAACCCAGATTTTGATATTCATCAAGCTGATAAGCTAACAGGAGATGCTTATACAAGTGCTACGTATCAAGAATACATAAAAAGATATTTAAGATGTGTAAAAGGAGTGGATGATAATGTTGCTCGTTTAATAAAATACTTAAAAGAAGAAGGTTTGTATGATAATACAATTATAGTGTATACTGGAGACCAGGGTTTTATGTTGGGGGAACATGATTATATTGATAAAAGATGGATGTATGAAGAGTCTTTTAGAATGCCGTTTTTTGTTAGATATCCAGAGAAAATAAAAGCAGGTATGAGAACAGATGCAATTATCAACAACACAGATTTTGCACCTACTTTAATTGAAATGGCAGGCGGTACTCCACCAGAAAAAATGCAAGGTCATAGTTTTAAACATATTTTAGAAACAGGGCAAGAACCAGAAGGTTGGCAACAATCTACGTACTACAGATATTGGATGCACATGGCACATGCACATGCAAATCCTGCTCATTTTGGTATTAGAACAAAACAATACAAATTAATATTTTTCTATGGAAGATATTGGGTAGATACAGACAAGCCAGGAGCCGTATGGAATAAAAAAAGTTGGGGAAATCGTTTTACGATGCATACGCCAGCTGCTTGGGAATTTTATGATTTAACAAAAGATCCTAAAGAGATGAATAATACGTATTCAGATCCTGCTAACAAAGAAATTATTGCCAATTTAAAAGAGCAATTAATTGCAAAACGTAAAGAGTTGAATGAAGAAGATGGAGAGAAATTTCCACACATTCAAAAAGTGATTGATGCACATTGGAATGATTAA
- a CDS encoding glycoside hydrolase family 2 protein, which translates to MKTLYYLLILFFILSSCQNSQEKNTETKISLNGTWQFLASNEVNESDVFKEQSIQLDTIKVPGNWDTRKRYSEYVGKGYYQKQFEIPKNWNGKQIRLKFNAVYETAKVWLNGNLLGVHVGGYTPFDFNITDKIDFNKSNSIVVMADNTYKRGAWWAWGGISRDVTLYANEEVRIVYQHITSVPNFETKKVDFTIKYKLENSSKKDILTKIYASIDGIYADSLAISVKENSTTISEVKFQKELSKVKLWGFNSPNLYQLNSALKIFGNEVDLAQDKFGVRKFEVRGEQFYLNNIAVRMNGVNRVHDHPDYGNTEPDHLVKSDLLDIKSLGCNFSRLMHAPLSKNILKFCDSIGFLLVEEIPVWGDNDPQSYPNNPQTKQWLKEMIERDYNHPSIVGWSVGNELHDTNSSWKEKVLSEGQYGYVNSMLDYIDELDTSRLKTYASLSAYRGGTLENEPFDKIDFISINSYGDAVEHAQTTHEKFPGKPIFISEIGKGQIGPAPEAKLSDELVGYIKGLKDLPYVTGLSIWSYNDYRSNYKGTPESGFREWGIVDERRNKKKAYYQLKEVYKAWQE; encoded by the coding sequence ATGAAAACGCTTTATTATCTTTTAATCCTATTTTTTATCCTTTCATCTTGTCAAAATTCACAAGAAAAAAATACTGAAACTAAGATTTCATTGAATGGAACATGGCAGTTCTTAGCTTCAAACGAGGTGAATGAAAGTGATGTGTTTAAAGAACAGAGTATTCAGTTGGATACGATTAAGGTTCCTGGGAATTGGGATACTCGTAAGCGTTATTCAGAATATGTAGGTAAAGGATATTACCAAAAGCAATTTGAAATACCTAAAAATTGGAACGGAAAGCAAATACGCTTAAAATTTAATGCAGTTTATGAAACAGCTAAAGTTTGGTTAAACGGCAATTTGTTAGGAGTGCATGTTGGCGGTTATACTCCGTTTGATTTTAATATTACAGATAAAATAGATTTTAATAAATCCAATTCTATTGTTGTAATGGCAGACAATACCTATAAACGAGGTGCTTGGTGGGCTTGGGGAGGAATTAGTAGAGATGTAACTTTATATGCAAATGAAGAGGTAAGAATTGTTTATCAACATATAACTTCTGTGCCAAACTTTGAAACAAAAAAAGTAGATTTTACCATTAAGTATAAATTAGAAAATAGTAGTAAAAAGGATATTTTAACAAAGATATATGCTAGTATTGATGGTATATATGCTGATTCTTTAGCAATTAGTGTTAAGGAAAATTCGACAACTATTTCCGAAGTTAAATTTCAAAAGGAACTTTCTAAAGTAAAACTTTGGGGTTTTAATTCTCCTAACTTGTATCAATTAAATAGCGCTCTAAAGATATTTGGAAATGAGGTTGATTTGGCTCAGGATAAATTTGGCGTTCGCAAATTTGAAGTTCGTGGTGAGCAATTTTATTTAAATAATATAGCGGTTAGAATGAATGGTGTAAATAGAGTACACGACCATCCGGATTATGGAAATACAGAGCCAGACCATTTGGTTAAAAGTGATTTGTTGGATATAAAATCTTTAGGTTGTAATTTTTCAAGATTGATGCATGCACCGCTTTCAAAAAACATCTTGAAGTTTTGTGATAGTATTGGATTTTTATTGGTTGAAGAAATTCCTGTTTGGGGAGATAATGATCCACAATCTTATCCTAATAACCCACAAACAAAACAATGGTTAAAAGAAATGATTGAAAGAGATTATAATCACCCAAGTATTGTAGGGTGGAGTGTTGGTAACGAATTACACGACACAAATTCATCTTGGAAAGAAAAGGTTTTATCAGAAGGACAATATGGTTATGTCAATTCAATGTTAGATTATATTGACGAATTAGATACTTCAAGATTAAAAACATATGCATCTTTAAGTGCATACAGAGGAGGTACTCTTGAAAACGAACCATTTGATAAGATAGATTTTATATCCATAAATAGTTATGGTGATGCTGTTGAGCATGCACAAACTACACATGAGAAATTTCCAGGGAAACCAATTTTTATTTCAGAAATTGGAAAAGGTCAAATTGGGCCTGCTCCAGAAGCTAAATTAAGTGATGAACTTGTGGGATATATAAAAGGACTTAAAGATTTACCTTACGTAACAGGATTGTCAATTTGGAGTTATAACGATTATAGAAGTAATTATAAAGGAACTCCAGAATCAGGTTTTAGAGAATGGGGTATTGTTGATGAGCGACGAAATAAAAAGAAAGCTTATTATCAATTGAAAGAAGTTTATAAAGCGTGGCAAGAATAA
- a CDS encoding sulfatase yields the protein MKFKAITSILFFTIFTSAVFAQKDKRPNILIILSDDQGWGDVGFNGGKDIPTKNLDKLANEGVIFSQGYSSHPYCSPSRAGLMSGRYQQRFGHENNPENTKQGEDTVIGLPVNELMISELLQKNNYETCAIGKWHLGNAKKFLPNNRGFDDWFGFSGGGFNYWGKTNPKNRELGVMRDGKLVPEDQLTYLTDDFSNEAVKYIDGYSKSEKPFFMYLAYNAPHGPIQATKEYTDMVKHIEFGDRAAYAAMVAGMDVGIGKVIAKLKETGEYENTLIFFYSDNGGHSNGASSAPYRGHKGMMFEGGIREPFVISWPKKIKGNRVYDKPIIALDIFPTILAAAGIEKPATKELDGVDLLPILTKKNKSLKERTLYWRYAGGEGYAVRDKNYKLIYSYYKKDIFLFDMEKDELENNNLASQFPDVVNRLKAKYEIWSKDNIAPLWEDAHLQNCDKQEAIRQAFIDKAISGDKNKKNLKH from the coding sequence ATGAAATTTAAAGCGATAACATCAATACTATTTTTTACAATTTTCACGAGCGCAGTTTTTGCTCAAAAAGACAAACGACCTAATATTTTAATCATACTTTCTGATGATCAAGGTTGGGGAGATGTTGGTTTTAACGGAGGAAAAGACATTCCAACTAAAAACTTAGATAAATTGGCTAACGAGGGAGTTATTTTTAGTCAAGGTTATTCGTCACACCCATATTGTAGTCCGAGTAGAGCGGGTTTAATGTCGGGAAGATATCAACAAAGATTTGGACACGAAAACAATCCTGAAAACACTAAACAAGGAGAAGATACCGTAATTGGTTTGCCTGTTAATGAGTTGATGATTTCAGAATTGCTTCAAAAAAACAATTATGAAACTTGTGCTATCGGAAAATGGCATTTAGGAAATGCTAAGAAGTTTTTACCAAATAATAGAGGGTTTGACGATTGGTTTGGTTTTAGCGGTGGTGGTTTTAATTACTGGGGAAAAACAAATCCAAAGAATAGAGAACTTGGAGTAATGAGAGATGGAAAATTGGTTCCAGAAGATCAATTAACATATCTAACAGATGATTTTTCTAATGAAGCCGTAAAATATATCGATGGATATTCGAAAAGCGAAAAACCATTTTTTATGTATTTAGCATATAATGCGCCTCATGGACCTATTCAAGCCACAAAGGAATATACTGATATGGTAAAACATATAGAGTTTGGTGATAGAGCGGCTTATGCTGCTATGGTTGCAGGTATGGATGTTGGTATTGGTAAGGTTATTGCTAAACTAAAGGAAACTGGAGAGTATGAAAATACGTTAATATTTTTCTACAGTGATAATGGAGGACATTCTAACGGAGCAAGTAGTGCTCCTTATCGTGGACATAAAGGAATGATGTTTGAAGGTGGAATTCGTGAACCGTTTGTAATCTCTTGGCCTAAAAAAATAAAAGGGAATAGAGTGTATGACAAACCAATTATTGCCTTGGATATTTTTCCTACAATTTTAGCCGCAGCAGGAATTGAAAAACCAGCAACTAAAGAATTAGACGGAGTAGATTTACTACCAATTTTAACAAAAAAGAACAAGTCTTTAAAAGAAAGAACTTTGTATTGGCGTTATGCTGGTGGCGAAGGATATGCTGTTAGAGATAAAAATTATAAATTAATTTATTCGTATTATAAAAAAGATATTTTTCTGTTTGATATGGAAAAAGACGAATTAGAAAATAATAATTTGGCAAGTCAATTTCCGGATGTCGTAAACAGATTAAAAGCTAAATATGAAATCTGGTCTAAAGACAATATTGCTCCTTTATGGGAAGATGCACATTTACAGAACTGTGATAAACAAGAAGCAATAAGACAAGCTTTTATAGACAAGGCTATTTCTGGTGATAAAAATAAAAAGAATTTAAAACATTAG
- a CDS encoding sulfatase-like hydrolase/transferase, whose protein sequence is MKKITLLFFLATLSVLAQKTKKPNIILVLADDISAREFPIYKSDTWSSVKGNKDSKDPKIRAKTPVLDKLAKEGMYVKTAWASVVCSPSRAMLMTGRYPHLHKWWGNSTIGQYTDEDGNLGAYPLFASSPLTIGIIAKKGGYATMWSGKTQMRNKNLQNFGFDEGVFTPGEAAITEIGENPYSNFRLEQKKENGKKELINLDTGKPLDFSYYPSSSWYWKPGVMLMNHPSSKQQFEWWPNTKESKKEYGVNTYGPDVELDFIFDFMERKVKEDKPFFVYHTTHLGHASMNYLNPKQHEYKWIETPKITYKDGKYTREEPNITGEKGVYDTHNSLSASGIHSHVNYLDYQMSLYLEKLKELNIDDNTLIIFCADNGSSKYGKNSPDSQKGTHVPFMVYGPGFDFTKKGEQDVLMNLSDILPTIAEIAGVKIPEDYEINGVSMMPFLTTEKKTHRDWVYGYKDNMQLIRGTNVLKDGMDKWYDVREYPSDLISFPEINDWEKADKELVKERDYLNEILPRFNKFDEAQNGPLSEAHKKKIAKDIARKAAQKLAKKAAKSGKNKNKKSSKKNKKD, encoded by the coding sequence ATGAAGAAAATAACCTTATTATTTTTTCTAGCTACTTTATCAGTATTAGCTCAGAAAACGAAGAAGCCTAATATTATATTAGTATTAGCAGATGATATTAGCGCACGAGAGTTTCCTATTTATAAGTCTGACACGTGGAGTTCTGTAAAGGGAAATAAAGATTCTAAAGACCCTAAAATAAGAGCAAAAACGCCAGTTTTAGATAAATTAGCAAAAGAAGGAATGTACGTAAAAACAGCTTGGGCTTCTGTGGTTTGTTCTCCGAGTAGAGCCATGTTAATGACGGGTAGATATCCGCATTTACACAAATGGTGGGGAAATAGTACAATAGGCCAATATACAGATGAAGATGGAAACTTAGGAGCCTATCCTTTATTTGCAAGTTCTCCGTTAACTATTGGTATAATTGCTAAAAAAGGAGGGTATGCTACCATGTGGTCTGGTAAAACTCAAATGAGAAACAAAAATTTACAAAATTTTGGTTTTGATGAAGGGGTGTTTACTCCAGGCGAAGCGGCAATTACAGAAATTGGAGAAAATCCATATTCAAACTTTAGGCTAGAACAGAAGAAAGAAAATGGTAAAAAGGAATTGATAAATCTAGATACAGGAAAACCATTAGACTTTTCATATTATCCATCTTCTAGTTGGTACTGGAAACCAGGTGTAATGTTAATGAATCACCCTTCTTCTAAACAACAATTTGAATGGTGGCCAAATACCAAAGAATCTAAAAAAGAATACGGAGTAAATACTTATGGACCAGATGTTGAGTTAGATTTTATTTTCGACTTTATGGAAAGGAAAGTAAAAGAGGATAAACCCTTTTTTGTGTATCACACTACGCATTTAGGTCATGCTTCTATGAATTATTTAAATCCAAAGCAACATGAATATAAATGGATAGAAACTCCAAAAATCACCTATAAAGACGGAAAATACACAAGAGAAGAGCCTAATATTACAGGAGAAAAAGGAGTCTACGATACGCATAATTCGTTATCAGCAAGTGGAATTCATTCACATGTAAACTATTTAGATTATCAAATGTCTTTGTATTTAGAAAAGTTAAAAGAGTTAAATATTGATGACAATACTTTAATAATCTTTTGTGCAGATAATGGCTCTAGTAAATACGGTAAAAACAGTCCAGATTCTCAAAAAGGAACACACGTTCCATTTATGGTGTACGGTCCTGGATTTGATTTTACCAAAAAAGGAGAACAAGATGTTTTAATGAATTTATCGGATATATTACCAACAATTGCAGAAATAGCCGGTGTTAAAATTCCGGAAGATTATGAAATTAATGGAGTAAGTATGATGCCTTTTTTAACAACAGAAAAGAAAACGCATAGAGACTGGGTGTATGGTTACAAAGACAATATGCAATTAATAAGAGGAACAAATGTTTTAAAAGATGGTATGGATAAATGGTATGATGTAAGAGAATATCCATCAGATTTAATCAGTTTTCCTGAAATTAATGACTGGGAAAAAGCTGACAAAGAATTAGTGAAAGAACGCGATTATTTAAATGAAATTTTACCAAGATTTAACAAGTTTGATGAAGCACAAAATGGACCACTTTCTGAAGCTCATAAAAAGAAAATAGCTAAGGATATAGCTAGAAAAGCAGCTCAAAAATTAGCTAAGAAAGCAGCAAAATCTGGAAAGAATAAAAATAAAAAATCTTCTAAAAAAAATAAGAAAGATTAA